One window of the Xenopus tropicalis strain Nigerian chromosome 10, UCB_Xtro_10.0, whole genome shotgun sequence genome contains the following:
- the krt12.1 gene encoding keratin, type I cytoskeletal 14 produces the protein MYKHVVVKGGHVQVGGSGGGNYRKISVGGYASSVYAGAGGRNTKVSTDGSPGELTSRHLYIKTVSIGGNEKETMRNLNNRLATYLEKVRSLEKANAELEGQIKEWYQQNSGFGKRDDAHYFQVIEELTKQIVNAKMENGKLLLQMDNATLALDDFKMKLEYELNLGAAVEKDLSELRKVVDDLTMTRTDLESQIESLKEEMVYLKKNHTQDMVGLHKQEGTIDVEVDAAPSVDLGKTMEDMRSQYEQLVEKQRLEAKYGFDRKVEEWNEEVQTNTAELEKCRKDLSELKHKVQDLEIESQAELSKRKAAGNALDNVNSRYTMELADKQEKIARFEEHLQQTRRDVGFQIQEFTILFDLKNRLEAEISTYRRLLDAEGQ, from the exons ATGTACAAGCACGTCGTTGTTAAAGGGGGGCACGTGCAAGTGGGGGGCTCAGGCGGTGGAAACTATAGAAAGATCTCAGTTGGTGGCTATGCATCGAGCGTCTATGCCGGAGCCGGGGGGCGGAACACCAAGGTTTCGACAGATGGAAGCCCCGGAGAACTCACTAGCCGCCATTTGTATATCAAAACCGTTTCCATCGGCGGCAACGAGAAGGAAACGATGCGGAATCTGAACAACCGTTTGGCCACTTATCTGGAGAAGGTGCGCTCGTTGGAGAAGGCCAACGCTGAGCTTGAGGGGCAGATCAAAGAATGGTATCAGCAGAACTCTGGATTTGGGAAAAGAGATGACGCTCATTACTTTCAGGTCATAGAGGAGCTGACGAAACAG ATTGTAAATGCCAAAATGGAAAATGGCAAATTGCTGCTACAAATGGATAATGCTACACTCGCCCTGGATGACTTCAAAATGAA ACTTGAATATGAGCTGAATCTCGGTGCCGCCGTTGAGAAGGATCTTTCCGAGCTACGCAAAGTCGTTGATGATCTCACCATGACTAGAACAGATTTGGAGAGTCAGATTGAAAGCTTAAAAGAAGAAATGGTTTATCTCAAGAAGAACCACACTCAG GACATGGTTGGACTTCATAAGCAGGAAGGTACCATTGATGTGGAGGTAGATGCGGCTCCTTCTGTAGATCTTGGCAAAACCATGGAAGACATGAGATCTCAGTACGAGCAGTTGGTTGAAAAGCAGCGGCTGGAAGCTAAATACGGCTTTGATAGGAAG GTAGAAGAATGGAATGAAGAGGTACAAACAAATACAGCTGAAttagaaaaatgcagaaaagacCTTTCGGAACTTAAACATAAAGTACAAGATCTGGAAATAGAGTCACAAGCAGAGCTGAGTAAG AGAAAAGCTGCAGGAAATGCCCTCGATAATGTGAATTCTCGATACACTATGGAGTTAGCAGACAAACAGGAGAAAATTGCTCGTTTCGAGGAACATCTACAACAAACACGGAGAGACGTCGGTTTTCAGATCCAAGAGTTTACCATCCTGTTTGATCTAAAGAATAGGCTGGAGGCAGAAATTTCTACTTACCGCCGTCTCTTGGATGCAGAAG GTCAATAA